The following DNA comes from Seriola aureovittata isolate HTS-2021-v1 ecotype China chromosome 15, ASM2101889v1, whole genome shotgun sequence.
tgtttttatttgtggtaTCTGTGGATTTTAGTATTCATTGACACTGGTTGTTGGATGAACCTTGAATTTTTAGcgtttaaataaaaatgatcatttaaacTTGTATCAGTGGTGTATACTAGACTGAAAACTACaagctcttcttctctttctttactCTGAAAAGCAATAGtctaatattttattcatggcCAGTATTGAGATGTTCACCCTGAAATATGTATTAACAATTAAAAGTCTACTGTACAATGtttcatcaaaaatattttagaCTAATTATGATGGTTATTTTGTCAAAGACATCTCCGTTAAGTGTGATTTAAGCCACATTAGCAATATTGATCGATGTCGGAAAAATAACACACGGTTCACTTAACCTGCACATTTTTCCTAATACTGCTCCGAAGCAGTATTCAGGGTTAAGTGTGTTATACAGTTCACCACAGTCTACTGTGCCGCACCAGTCCAGTGTTTGTAATGTGCTTATAAGCTGATTTGAGGACCCACAATAATCAAGAAGCATGAACAACTTCGCATCAATAGTCATATCCAAACACTATGAAGTTAATGGCAGAATTTCCACACGTAGCAATTTATTCCTCTTAATGAGACTGGTAAGATTAATATTGAATAtctgacatatatatatatatatatatatatatatatatatatatatatatatatatacttactTTGAAAGATACATTTGATGCTTAAAAATTGTGagacaaaaaacatccaaatatGCTATGCCTCTTCTATGTACAGTAGACCTATGTGTTTCTAGACAACTTTATTTAACATCTTCATCAATGGTATCGTCCTCTCCGCTCcttaatgtatgtttttttttacaatgtacAATGCTTGATGCAACTCATTTGTACCAACAAATTATCTGAGCTGGACTGTGCCATGTGCAGTATTTGTATTAGCCCAAGTGTTCCCTGTTTGCACTGATAAAGTTCTGCACTCTTACAGTCTTAACAGGCACTTGGGCACTCGGGCAATTACCAGAAACTACTGGAATAATACTGGAAATATGGGTATTGGGACGTCACAGCCTCTGAGGTAAACCCTCTCTGCAATGCTGCATAGATCATCCTGTTAAAGGGGAGCTTTGAGGAACTTTAGTTTGGATGCTGACGCAAAAGACGTGAGTGACCATTTCCAGTCACACCAGTTTTATGTACTTGGTACCctcccccaccacacacacacacacacacacacacacacacacacacacacacacacactgtaactacACATTTGCATAAACCTTCACAGCTTTAGCCAATTATTTCTAAGATCAGTTCTgtctcaacaacaacaggatCACGAGTCAGCTGACCACCCtcactgtaaaaacaatcaGAGACGACAGGACGGCTGATTCCTGCTGAAGACAAGACAAAGGAAGCTGACGCCTCGTTCAAACTCCTCAATCAAACATGTCTTTACACTAAAGGGGCTCAGCTTTGgacaaaacacatatttatatCTTGTTGAATATTACTGATGTCTAAGGGTTTCAGCTTATATGACAAGCAAATTAATAAtaactaaaagacaaaaactccTCCATGAATCCATTCAAGGCTGTTTATTGTTGCAGTTTAATAAGATCTACTTCATATATAAGCCCAAAATTTGGTGATACAGTAACTTTGATGTTCAAGAGGATCTAAAGTAGTGTCggttatatttgtatttattatatctTACTTAGTTAAACTAGTATTTCTAGTATAAAAGCTTTAAAGATGCTATAATCAATAATTTTATATCCACATTGGATCACTTTAAGTGACACATCCATGGACATATCACCTAACTATGCAGTTCCTTTGAGTTTTACAGAGCTTTTTAGTGACTTTTAGCTTATTTGTTTTGGTtcaacaccaaacagcagacaggcaaagtaagcaactagctggtgaattTAGTGGAGCATTTTTCTTAGGAGTCGGTCGAGACtgaaacagagctaaaagatgTGTAACTAGGCAACTGAATGCCAACAGGTTTGCCATATCTGTCAGTCTTGTGTctacactttgtttttgatgCTCCCAAGTGTTCAGAAAATCAGTTCGGACAGACTTTAAATTAGGTTATATCACATTAGCTGgcagttatttttcatttccatcACTCCAGGGTGGACTACGCCTGCCTCTCTCAGGGCGTCCCCTGACTTTTCCAGCCTTGATATTCAGCTTTAGCTTTGCATGTCTGAGAATGAGGTCAACAAAACTCCGACTGGTGTCATTTTACTTGAGGCTCAGAAGAGACTGTGTCACTGCCTGACAGTCAGAGACTGAACCACAGTGCTCTACTCCCATAGTCCTGCTTTCCAGGGAGTCATTCATGATTAACAATGTGCGAGTGCTGTAAAGGTCACACATTAAACTATTCagtgtaaaatacatttcaagTCTTTTCAGATATTTACAATATGAATAGATAGTAGAGTATGTcaagaaaaatatatacacagCATGTTATGGTTTTAAAGTTAacaaaagcagaataaaaagcACTTTCCTACTGCATTCCAGTGTGATAAACCACTGAAGATACATATTTTCGGGTGCATCTTCATATTCGAtagtattattataattttccTTTATGAAATTTCActtgttgtgttatttttatatggATATAGATGAGTGATTGTGGCCCTCTGTACTTATCTCTGCCAAGTGAGGAAAATTGATCTCTGTCCTGCATTCATTCATGACAAACATCTCACATTACATACTCATGGCTCCACTCAACagtccctcctcctctctttctccggtataaacacataaacataaactcaTCGCTCGTGAagaatctttaaaaacacaggatGAATACCTGTTCCGGAGATCAGATGGTGTGTAAGTGCAGCATGGACCGTGCGGCTTTACATCTTTACATGGTGGCCTGCGGAGTGTCGAGGTCGCAGCATGTCGTGAGGAAACACAGAGCATCGCTGTGAGATGCCAGATTTCTAAATCTATTTTAATCCTAATCCCATCAGTAGAGTTTACTCTGCTCTCTGGTCCTCACATGACCCCTGAAATTAAAATCTGGAGCCTTTAATTTTACAACTCACCCCAAAATGACtagaaaacagagggaaaaacagtCTGATATTATTTTAACTAAATAAAAGGATGTCTTTGCTGAGCTCATCATCTCCCAAATCAGTttgaaaaacttgtttttggTCCTTAACATATTACTGAAACAACCAGCAAAGTGAAGTGCAACTTAAAACAAGTCTTGTGTGGAGAAATGTTCATGTTAAGACCCTGAATATCACCTATTAGTTaatgtgcaggtgtgtgcataagtgtatgtgtgcttgtgtgtgtgtgtgtgtgtgtgtgtgtgtttctgtgtggaaaGCTAACCTGTCCACTCATGCGTCTGCTTTGTAAAATGGATGAGCTCAGTATCAGCGTGTTATTCTAACCGTGTTATTCTAACCGTAAGAAAGAgggatagagagaaagaaaaaaacacatgaataattGAACCCAAATCAGTTTAGTGACCCTCCGTCCCTTCCTACTCTCAGTCTAATGAAGTCAGTGCCTGCAACTGGATTCTCTTAAAAAGCTTCAGGAgcggagagagggaaagacgTGACATCAGGAACCTGAGGGAAACCAGTTTTTGTTGTCCAGAAGGTTTCTACCATTCAATCATCTCTACTACATTTTCCGGAGTAAAGAGGTTGTTGGACTCAGGATCATCATGATACCATGGTGGCCCAACTGCTAGGGCTGGCCTTTTTACTTCTACCATTTCTACCTACCAGCCTGGTCACCTTTACAACTTATGGTAAGGGTTTTCCAAAGCCTTCGGATTCATTTAAACTTTTCTGAGTGACAGTTAATGATTTGGCTGATGAATATATTTGGACAAATTAAGAGGACTGCCAAAAATTCTTTAACATCGACTGTCAGTAGAATCTGTTGTACAAATTTTAAGCATGACAaatactgatattgatattttgaaCTGTAGTTTCAGGACAATATattaatattcttttttatatatgtatataaacaaaaaaagacaacttaAATTTATGACCATGATATTTCCTGAATGGGAAATTTTACAGTTGTTAGTGTTGTTTGGGGGAGAAACTATATAGCAGCAAGACACTTTCTAGATTTCCTCACAAGtatctttggcatttttgaaATGTAAGTTCTTGTTACTTATTGGCCAAGACATACCACTGATACCAATATATCTGCACTGAACTAAAATCAACGGATACATCAGCCTTGCCACTTTATGTGGCAAGTCTGGCTCTAATTCAAGTCAAATTATAATTTAGAACTGAAAGGTTTTTGTTTCACATGTGAGGAGTTGTTTCTGATGTACATTACATCAGAGACAATGGAACATTTCAACCATATCGCCATAACTATTCACAGTTCTCTCAGAGTAACAGAGAAAGGGAATAGCTAAGGAAGCAAAAGATGGTTGATAAAGTGAATGTTTACGGAAAAATAATGGGACTAATCCAGTTATCTGTTTTGGAATCCCTTATTAAACCATCAGAGTGTGTCTGAAACTTACAGTGTAATCAATCCTGTAATTGAACACTGGCAGGGCAAATGACACCACCATCTCCttttccttcacacacacacacatttggctGCATATCCGTGTGTGTCCTCTCCCTCATCCAGCGGTGCAGATCAATCACAACGGGGAGGTGGTATACCAGGACACCAGTGTGTATGGGGTGGTGGGCAAAGCTGTGATCCTGGAGTGCGGCACCACTTTACCTGACATGTACATATGGAGCTTCACCAAGCCCGGCACTGAAGCTATAAAAGCTGTGGTCTATGATTTGGGGCGAGGGCCGAGGATCCAGAAGCTGGCCGAGACGCTCGGACAGCTGAAGATCATCTCAAACAGTGCAGCTGTGAGCATCGAGAAACTACCTCCGGCTGCACAGGGCCTGTTCACCTGCCAGGCCTTCTATGACATCGAACGAGAGCCCAAAGTCTACTACTACTACGTGCACCTCACTGTCCGAGGTAAGATTTCACTCCTTCCTAGTGGTGTAGCTAGGATGGAGGCACAGGAGGGGACACACTCTTAACACCTACACCGTTATTCCATCAGCCATATGCAAAAAAAGCTGACAACAATATATTGGctgatattctgtttttctacataaacacataacaaaCATTTCTAATGCAGATCCTTTAAATTGTCTACTAAGCAGGATGATAATAAACCTGTCATTGCTCTCAGGTGAACAAAACATATCTTGTTCATCAAGTATCAAGCTGTACTCGGGTTCTTTGTGATTTGCCAATAATTTCACATAGATGAGGTTAACAACACCGTGCACTGTGTTATTATAATTTCCAACCAATGGACAGAGTAGGGACGGATCTGGCCAGACAGGCGGATTCATAtctgtacactaaatatgaGGCTGTAGACAGGAGACAGTTAACTTAGCTCTCCGGTTTGTCTCCAGTAATCACCAATTTGTATTTTGTTGgccattttgtattttacaattAACCACGGGTCACTAAACCAGAGCATCATTAAATCAAAACGTGAAATAATCCtgcacagattaaaaaaaacttttggcTACTCTCTCAGCTTGGGGCCTATGGGTGTCCATACCTTTACAGGCTGCAGATGAATAGTTAACATGAGCTGTCTGgatacatggacacacacatgtactgaACACTGTTCTTCATCTGCATTAGAGACAGTAAACATACCTACATGTTGTGTGACTTACAGTTCCGGTCAGTAAACCTTACCTCCTGATGAGTGATGCTTCTCCGGTGGAAGGATCTACAATGTGGATGCGCTGCAATTTGGAAAATGGGACCGGACCGATCCAATATGTGTGGCAGCATGAAACCCGGAGTGGCAACATCTCAGTCTTTGCACAGGGCAACACCAGCGCAATCAACGTGACCGACGTCAACCGTAACCACACTGGCTGGTACCGCTGCGTGGCCACCAACCCCGTCAACAGCGAGAGCTCTAACCGGTTATGGCTGGACACCATCTGTGAGTATTTCTGGGTGGTTTGGGGTAAGATTTGGGTAttcaaacaaaatattattgtaCAACGTATAGCTTTTTAAGACATCACAAGTGTTTATGAGTAATAATACTAGATCacagtgcatgttttttttttttacttacttttactttagcCCTTAAATGTCAAGAGGAGGAACAAGTCACATtagaagaaaaatacatcagaGCACATAAAGTTATGAATTTCCAGTCaatacttattattattaaatcatcACTCacactgtttaatgttttagtCATAGGTCAGCTTTTTGTATTTACTTAAAATTCTCACTTAGTTATATTCCttatcttttgaaaaaaaaacattgtattgtTTCTGCTTTGGCTTGTATTTCAAAAAGCTGCTTGTACTTCAAGTGTTAATACTTGGACTCCAGTGGTTTGAATTTGAGTCACAGAGACAGCTAAGcgaaaaaagctttaaaaatccACTGTACatcacctgctcagcaccaaacagcagacaaacagtAAGAGACAAGCTGGTGAACGCAGTGCAGCatgtagcagctaaagagtcagatattcTCCTCAGGAGTAGGTGGAGACTAAAAACAGattgaatattggacttaaattcacTAGGTGGctacaaacacaactccaaatgatgAATTGTTGCAGGGTGGAAATATACTGTAGTTCTTAAGAGAATAACATGAGGttgctcacctgtgtgtgtaaCATGTCCATGTCCATCATAACTTGAGTGTGTTCATATCCTTTCTCTTCAGTTGGTCCAGACATTCCTCAGATAGACGTGACTCCGTACAGTATGACAGAGCGGGGATATTCAGCCCTCGAGCGAGAGACTGTTTCTTTACTCTGTCAAGCCCAGTCCAACCCGGCCAGTCAGTACGTCTGGTTCTACAACAACTCCCAGGTCTACACCGGGCCGCAGTTCACCATCACCAAGATCCTCCGCATGCACACTGGCGACTACGCCTGCTTGGCACAGAACACCTACCTCAACACCCGCTCCAAAAAAACCATCAGCTTGACTGTCTACTGTGAGTgtgatctctgacctctgaccttggACTATGCCATCACTTGTTCTACTCTACGGCTGACCTCTCAGTCTTAACCTGTGTTCTTCTGTCTTGGTACTGCAAATGGCAAGGACATGAgattaaataattcatttttgacATTGAAAGTACAAGACCAAGAGAACACAAATCATCTCATCTATGTTAACCCTAAATCTACCTGATGATTTCACTTTCAAATGCACCTCTCCTGTTTTTAGTATGACCCAGAAAACTCCTctgatttctctgttttactATTTTAAACATTCTTTCTCCATTCAGTACATCAATTCTCATATTTCAAGCTCTGCATACTCACTAAGACttcaaaacacatcaaaaaatgcacatgcaaatgcactcatacacctacacaccaacacacagcagagtgtgGAAGTGCTGCAGACCTATTCTCCTGTTCGGGCCGTCTAAGGGACTGTTGATGGGACTCTCTGGCAGGTACCtcgctgtgatgtcacagccaTGGCAAGTGTTGGTTGGCTAGAAAGCCGGTACTTGTCATTTCACTCTCCTGTTTGGTTTTGCAGAGTTTCTGCTGTTCTGGCAGATACTCAGATCATATATCTGATCAACAATTTATCACCCAAGAGCGTTAGAGACCATTGCCTTTCATCTTTCAAATTAGAAAAAACAGGCCCTGTAGTGCTGACCTGTCATTTGCCTGTGTTACCCAGCTTTATCATGAGAAAAGGTTGcaagtaaaaagaaaactaatgAAAAGCACATTGTTCTTTTATAATTCTTGTAAGATGATTCATAACAAACATCCTAAATACCTAAATACTAGGCCCACAGGCACTTTCTTTGGCTCTGATGACCTCACATGATCCCCATCTTACACACCACTGCCTCGTTACGCTGTATTTTATTCCCACAGACCCACCCGATGGCCCCCCCTCCTGTTCTGTGCAGCCGGCTCTGAATCACACCTCTCTGAGACTGCTTTGCTCCTGGCCTGGCGGATTCCCCTCCGCCTCCCTCCGCTGGACTGGAGACCTAAAAGGACTGGGACAGGAGGAGGCTGACACAGGGCAGCAAACAAATCCACTGAGCAACACTGCCATCTTGCTGCCGTCTGAAGGCCTGAAGTCCAACAACAGCTTGTTCACATGCATGGGCTCCCACCCCGCACTCAAACAGTCAACTGAGTGCAGCACACGCACATGTGAGAATCACTAAGAGGAACAGACACAGGTTTGGTTTTGTATGTTCACTGGTCTACAAACCTCTTACACATCCCTtcaacctctcctcctccaccagatGTTCCACCTGCACTGCCAGTGTGTTTTGCCTATGTGACTAACAACCGGCAGTATTTGATGCTGTCCTGCTCCTGGGATGGAGGGGCCCCAAAAGCCTTGGTGTGGTGGGAGGGCCCGGGGGGCCAGGGCAAAGGCGGGCAAGAAAACTCAAACATCCTGATCCTTCGCTACGGCACTGCCCGTAGCGGGAAGCCCTACACCTGCCATGCTAAACATCCACTTCTGGTCCAGACCGAGACCTGTAGGCTCACACTGGGTCAGTGCACGTTGTCAGAAACAGACACCTTACAACAAATAGCAGATATGGTTTGTTAATTAactcatttatatatttacttgTCACCTGTAGAGGCCCCTGTGTTGCTGACACAGCGCAGAGTCGTGTCTGTATACGAGGGGACCGATGTCCAGCTCACCTGCAACCTGAGAGCCAACTATCTTCCCGTCAGTGAAATCACCTGGTTCAACAATCAGGGTGTGGACATCCAAGACACCTTGAAGTACACGCTGCTGCGAACATCTGCATGGGCCAATCTGACTGTGAGAGACACGGATGAGACTCAAGACAGTGGCGAATACAGATGCACCACCTCCAACGCAGTGGGAGGAACTGAAATCAATGTCACTTTAGTGGTCAAGAGTAAgaaattttttcttttctttcttccttttttttttaaaatctatgtTGTTGTAGCTTTTCGAaagagtagtttgacatttcatttaactGCTTTCTTGCAGGGAGTTAGTTAGGAAGTTGAGAAGACTCATGTTTGTATGATAAATATGACGCTTTAGCCAGCAgttgattagcttagcttagcataaagaccagaAATGAGGGACAAAAGGTAGACTGGCATACAAAACCTAAATGTTTAAATGGCCAGTTGTGGTTTACAGAAGGAAATTGTATTGGACTATTTATTCTCCGGGTGTGCAGTGATTTTATAACATCTTGTCAGGCAGCAGTAGAGTCACTGCCCCAACCAAAAAATAGTCAGACACATAGCCACCCATAAAAAAGACAACCTACcctttttacacttttgttttagAGTGGATCAAACCAAACTAGTTGTGAACATCAGCATGCTGTaaataacaatgctaacatgctgcagTTAAGAAGGTCTTCAAGTTGGTTTAACCAAAGATCCTCCAAGTCTCTGGTTTAACCTGTTAATgtgctaacaagctaattaacACTAAATACTTAGGGCGGAATTGACGACTGGAATTTGGAACTGAAACAAGTACTGgacaaataaaggttttaaCCTGTTAGTGGTACTTGACAAAAAATGAGGGGATCACCAAATTCGGTTAAAATTTTTGTAGCAATACATTTGGTTGTGTTCTTGCTTTTTATCAGGGCACCCCATGCCACCCAATGCAACCCTGATCAAAGTGATGTACAACAGCCGGCAGCGTAACGAGGTGGAGCTGGAGTGGCAGGTACAGAACGAGGAACAAGGAGGTTGGACAGGTTTCATCCTGGAGCACAGATTGGTGTCAGAGAGACCAGGaaggagaggcagcagcaaTGGTTCaaaagaggagatggaggagaggattggTCCACAAGTCTGGTACCGTAACATCATCCAGGACCCAGAAGTCAGGAGTCATACAGTAGGGAGACTGACCCCGACCGTTACCTACCAGTTCCGCATCACGCCCATCAACCACCGCACCATCGGACACTCTTCTGCACCAAAGACTCCAGGTATAGTATGTAAACATAGTGAGGAAAGTGTGGTCAGATTTTCAGCAGAGAACTGAACAAAGACAGGGACTTGAGTTAGGGATGTCTTAAACAAGGTGGCCGGTGAGTTAGGTGATTACTCAAAATCGTTGATGCTCGTATTTTGCTCTGATTGCTGTTACAGTGACTTTGATGACAGtctaacatttttgtttttcttcttgtgttaTCCACTTAGGTGAAagactcaaacacaaacaacaaaaaacacatacaattaCATACATCTCACCGCTTCACATCTCCCAGTCACTTCCTCTTTACCTCCTTCCTTACCTGTCCTCGAACTGGCCCTGTGTGCTTCTTCTTGTAAATTCTTTGTGTTAATTGTACCATGCATAGTAGGATCTGGTCAAACCAATCCAGGTGTTTAGGATATAGAAAGGCAGGTTCCAGGGTAGGATAGGCCAGTGGTTTTCAACCCTTGTATTGTTGATGTATCAAGAAACATGGTTTACTTTAAAGTGAGCCTATGTAacttttgtcagacaacagtCTCTGTAGCTAAAGGTGAAAATTATGGgataaaaatgctaaaacagTGTAGTACTACCACAAGAAAATTAGTCACACATCAGTGACCTGACTCCGTAATGTCAGTTAAATAATATCTGCCTAAaatttgctaacattagccatcataagctactggtcataccaggCCAAGTAAGGTAGTAGCATCAAAACCACAGGACAggacaaatgtgtttttccttcttttaaaaAGTTACATAGTCTTGCTTTAACTTCATGATTTTTGTCAGCCAAACTTCCTCCCATTTCATGTATCCTGGCTTCCACAGTGAACGCATTTCCAATCATTTGTGAATTTGGTGTATGTTGTGCCGCAACAACAAGACATGGGTTGAGAACCACTTGTCAGAGATGaaacatgatggaaaaaaaagacgcGTTATGTCAGAGGTGTACTGTTTTGCAATGTGTAACTGTGATGTGTTGCAGCGGAACCACGCTACAACATGTACCCTGCTGTGATTGGAGCAGCTATAGGCGGGATGCTCTTTGCAGCCATCATCACGGCGCTGCTGCTCGTGTACATTATCCGCAACCGCAACAACAATCCTCGTGAGTTCTGCACACAATCACCAACATCCTGATGACTTCTAGAATGAAGCATTTGACCCATTATGTggcattaataaattaaatctaaattaaatctatttttctATCCCCACAGGACTACATGACATGCTGTTTGGCTTGTGAGTATCTGTATACCTGTTTAAGTACCGTATAGCACCGACAATGAAAAATTAGCAGTTTCTAATGATGTGGACAAGTAATTAAGTGTGTAGACATGccattaaaagtgttttttgttatgGTGTGTCCAGGCAGCACAGCCAGTCGAGGGAAAATATCAacttcccagaggatgaagtgGTAGGAGGGTCAGAGGGAGGAATAGAGGATATTGGTGGATCATCCAGCCCAGGCAAGATGAACccacatgaaacacacatttatataaatgtcaGGGTTTCCACACTCAGTAGGACATAAATATTTTGAGTGTgtctttaaattactttttatcATGTCCCCCTACTGGGGGGAGTAGTAGACTAATTAAGGTAAGATGTTTTCCAAACACACCAATACAATTCTGCCTTTCTTGTGCTTTATTCCAAAACGTATGATTACAGACCCTACATCACTCAGGGATGAAGAGCCCCAAACAACAGTTACACATGCATTATATACATTTAGCCCGCCCGTCCCGAGATGCATCCTGAACGCCTTATTTgccaattttatttttctgcctcattcTAGTTTTTGACGAACTGGGCTAGTGAGGagcttcctgtttccttcagATTTCTGTCACCTTCTTTTGCCTGGTTCACTACCAGCTGAGATTCATGGGGATCATTTCCCTATTGAAACAGGATGCAGCTCAGGTGAGCGGTCAAACAACGGTCAGCTTAGAACAGTGGTCAGAGAATGGTCACACAGCTACATGACAGTTCTCTGCAACACAAATTTCACAACATTAATCTTTATAAAGAATAAACTATAATTTCCCTcacgcattttttttttttgctaacatTCTGAGCAAGCTCTGAGGTTTACTTCACATTTACACTTCTTGCAAGTCTGCTCTTACAATGACTTGATTATTGTTCAATAAAGGGAATTGTGCTGCTTCCCTCCGCTTCTGTCTGTGAATCAGACAACAGATAGATACACTCAGCCCGAGGAGAAAGATTATTAAAATCACGGCTATCGGCAGGCCCCAAGTACCCAGGTTTTTTTCCAGCCAGCTGGTAAAACTATCACTAGACTTTGATGGACCAAAAGAATTAGCAatcttcttcatttcttttataaCACTTTCCATTTTATCTGAATTGTCTGGGATCAGGGTAGCGCATGCACTCTGACACCATAGGTTTCCTCCTGGTTTTGCCATTTTATTCCACCACAAGTGTGAAGTTTGAGACGTCACCAGTATAAGCTGTTGAGCAAATGCTCTATTCTGATGAAACCTGTGATAATGAACTGCTGGTGCCGAGGACGGAATAGATATCTATGGTTAGGTTAGTTTCCCTGCTAATGTTGGCTAGATGTCTGAACACAGAGTAAATGTTTCCGCTGGTATTTCAAAACCTCCTGGGTTTTTTCTTTGATATCTGTCCTGCTTGTTTGAGACAATTATTTGGGGAGAACTTACGACACTGGTAACCTATTCACTGTAATTACTCTAACAGAGTACAACAGTGTCCGCCCAagtgtttatattatattcagGTATCAAATAGTTTCAGTAGTAATGAgctacacacactgttttccAGGAATTGGTTCCTGTTCCTAGTATGTGATGCTCATGGAAAAaggtctctctttgtctgtgggAGTAATATAGAGTATTGCAATACTTCCCTTTTCTTCTCACTCCTCCTTATacagttttttctcttctgtcgGAGTAATCAGTGGGTTTTTAAACCTCCAGTTAAGGTTACTCTTGTTGTTTGCTTCAGTGATGCAgacagtctgtgtctgttgcCTTTGCTGCTCTGCCTGTCTGCAGAAACCTGCTGTCCTTCTGGCATCCGCCTGTCCGACTCCTCAGGGCTCCCCGCTGCCTTCCTGCAGTGGCTGGGGTGAATCCAGTTTTGTCACCAGTAACACCTGGAAGGGTTTGGTGGTCAACAGGATCAAAATTCATACTTTGAAACGTCAGTGTTACACACACTGTGGGAACTTTGAGGGCTGAGTTTTACATGCAGTTTTCTGAAACGCATctgaagtgacagaaaatgaactgtAGCATCTGACTGTATACACCATTTTATTGTAGTCTGCttctatatatacatacaaataaTGGTTATGGCTTTAATGATAACATAAATAAGTGGTTAAACTTGcatcattcaaaaataaattagcaaaaataAGAGTACATGAGTA
Coding sequences within:
- the LOC130183045 gene encoding V-set and immunoglobulin domain-containing protein 10-like 2 isoform X2 codes for the protein MVAQLLGLAFLLLPFLPTSLVTFTTYAVQINHNGEVVYQDTSVYGVVGKAVILECGTTLPDMYIWSFTKPGTEAIKAVVYDLGRGPRIQKLAETLGQLKIISNSAAVSIEKLPPAAQGLFTCQAFYDIEREPKVYYYYVHLTVRVPVSKPYLLMSDASPVEGSTMWMRCNLENGTGPIQYVWQHETRSGNISVFAQGNTSAINVTDVNRNHTGWYRCVATNPVNSESSNRLWLDTIFGPDIPQIDVTPYSMTERGYSALERETVSLLCQAQSNPASQYVWFYNNSQVYTGPQFTITKILRMHTGDYACLAQNTYLNTRSKKTISLTVYYPPDGPPSCSVQPALNHTSLRLLCSWPGGFPSASLRWTGDLKGLGQEEADTGQQTNPLSNTAILLPSEGLKSNNSLFTCMGSHPALKQSTECSTRTYVPPALPVCFAYVTNNRQYLMLSCSWDGGAPKALVWWEGPGGQGKGGQENSNILILRYGTARSGKPYTCHAKHPLLVQTETCRLTLEAPVLLTQRRVVSVYEGTDVQLTCNLRANYLPVSEITWFNNQGVDIQDTLKYTLLRTSAWANLTVRDTDETQDSGEYRCTTSNAVGGTEINVTLVVKRHPMPPNATLIKVMYNSRQRNEVELEWQVQNEEQGGWTGFILEHRLVSERPGRRGSSNGSKEEMEERIGPQVWYRNIIQDPEVRSHTVGRLTPTVTYQFRITPINHRTIGHSSAPKTPAEPRYNMYPAVIGAAIGGMLFAAIITALLLVYIIRNRNNNPRLHDMLFGLSSHGFTPGSFTPHHPHQPSTFPWR
- the LOC130183045 gene encoding V-set and immunoglobulin domain-containing protein 10-like 2 isoform X1 — protein: MVAQLLGLAFLLLPFLPTSLVTFTTYAVQINHNGEVVYQDTSVYGVVGKAVILECGTTLPDMYIWSFTKPGTEAIKAVVYDLGRGPRIQKLAETLGQLKIISNSAAVSIEKLPPAAQGLFTCQAFYDIEREPKVYYYYVHLTVRVPVSKPYLLMSDASPVEGSTMWMRCNLENGTGPIQYVWQHETRSGNISVFAQGNTSAINVTDVNRNHTGWYRCVATNPVNSESSNRLWLDTIFGPDIPQIDVTPYSMTERGYSALERETVSLLCQAQSNPASQYVWFYNNSQVYTGPQFTITKILRMHTGDYACLAQNTYLNTRSKKTISLTVYYPPDGPPSCSVQPALNHTSLRLLCSWPGGFPSASLRWTGDLKGLGQEEADTGQQTNPLSNTAILLPSEGLKSNNSLFTCMGSHPALKQSTECSTRTYVPPALPVCFAYVTNNRQYLMLSCSWDGGAPKALVWWEGPGGQGKGGQENSNILILRYGTARSGKPYTCHAKHPLLVQTETCRLTLEAPVLLTQRRVVSVYEGTDVQLTCNLRANYLPVSEITWFNNQGVDIQDTLKYTLLRTSAWANLTVRDTDETQDSGEYRCTTSNAVGGTEINVTLVVKRHPMPPNATLIKVMYNSRQRNEVELEWQVQNEEQGGWTGFILEHRLVSERPGRRGSSNGSKEEMEERIGPQVWYRNIIQDPEVRSHTVGRLTPTVTYQFRITPINHRTIGHSSAPKTPAEPRYNMYPAVIGAAIGGMLFAAIITALLLVYIIRNRNNNPRLHDMLFGLQHSQSRENINFPEDEVVGGSEGGIEDIGGSSSPGPAMALPRAASPLTTPTSQAPSPGDDNEPVSVTITVKATGS